The Caproicibacterium amylolyticum genome includes the window TTTTTTTCCAGTTCAATTTTTTCAGAGAGGTCGTACAAAATTCCATCCACGCGCGCGCGAACAAAGCCGCTTTTCCGCGCAGCCTCAAATTCTTTAACGTGAGTGCCTTTTCGTGCCCGTACGACCGGCGCCAAAATCTGTATTTTGGTTTTTTCGGGCAGTGCCATAACTTTGTCGACAATCTGATCTATCGTCTGCTGCTGAATTTCGCGGCCGCATACCGGGCAGTGCGGCACACCGACACGCGCATACAAAAGACGCAGGTAATCATAGATTTCGGTAACGGTACCAACGGTAGAACGCGGGTTTTTGGAGGTCGTTTTCTGGTCAATGGAAATTGCCGGGGAAAGTCCGTCAATATAATCCACATCAGGTTTCTCCATCTGCCCTAAAAACTGCCGTGCATAGGAGGAAAGGGATTCCATGTAACGGCGCTGTCCCTCTGCGTAAATAGTGTCAAATGCAAGGCTGCTTTTGCCGGAGCCGGAAAGTCCGGTAAAAACAATGAACTTGTCACGCGGGATTTCCAAATCAATATTTTTAAGATTATGTTCTCTGGCACCTTTGATGAAAATGTTTTTTGCCGGCATTGTTATTTTCCTTTCTTCAGGTCCGCAATGCGGTCGCGCAGAGACGCGGCACGCTCAAATTCCAGCTGTTTTGCAGCAGCTTTCATTTCTTTTGTCAAGCGCTCAATTTCCTGCTCCCGTTCAATCGGAGACAATCGCTTTTTCTGTCTGCGGCCCTTTTTCTCCTCTTTATTAGAAGAAATCTCAAGGACCTCTGCGACTTTTTTCGTAATTGTTTTCGGCGTAATTCCATGTTCAGTATTATAGGTTTCCTGCAAACTGCGGCGGCGGTTGGTTTCACGAATAGCGGCTTCCATACTGGGTGTTACCGTATCCGCATACATAATGACATGTCCTTCCGCGTTTCGCGCTGCGCGGCCGATGGTCTGAATCAAACTTCGTTCGCTGCGCAGAAAACCTTCTTTATCAGCGTCCAGAATTGCTACTAAGCTGACTTCCGGAATGTCCAGACCCTCACGCAGCAAATTGATGCCGACCAGTACGTCAAATTCTCCAAGCCGCAGGTCGCGAATGATTTCCTGACGTTCCACTGTGTCAATGTCATGGTGCATATACCGCACACGAATGCCCATATTTTCCAAATATGAAGTTAAGTCTTCTGCCATCTTTTTAGTCAGAGTCGTTACCAGTACACGCTGCTTTTTCTCAGTGCGAAGATTGATTTCCGAAATCAGGTCATCTATCTGTCCGTCTGTTGGCCGTACGTCAATTTCGGGATCAAGCAGACCGGTTGGACGAATCACTTGCTCAACGACCTGCGCCGCCTTTTCCAATTCCATGTTTCCGGGTGTTGCGCTGACAAAAATGGCTTGATTAATGTGACTGTAAAACTCATCAAAATTGAGCGGACGGTTGTCATAAGCACTGGGCAGCCGGAAACCAAAGTCAATTAAATTTTTCTTGCGGGCGCGGTCACCGCCAAACATGCCGCCGACCTGTGGCAGAGTAACGTGAGATTCGTCCACAAACATTAAAAAATCATCAGGGAAATAATCCAGCAGCGTAAACGGCGCACTGCCTGCCGGTCGGCCGGACATTACCCGTGAATAGTTTTCAATGCCTTTGCAGAAGCCAATTTCCTGCAGCATCTCCATATCATACGTTGTTCGTTCCCGAATTCGCTGGGCTTCTATCAGCTTTCCGTGTTCTTCAAAGAATTTCACGCGTTCATTCATTTCCGCTTCGATATCAGAAAGAGCATGCTCCATTTTTTCGCGCGGAACAATGTAGTGTGAAGCAGGATAAATGGCAACATGTTTTAACTCCGCCTTTAATTCTCCCGTAACAGAATTCAGCTCGCTGATGCGGTCTATCTCGTCGCCGAAAAACTCCACCCGAATTACGGTATCGTTGGAGTAGGAAGGAAAAATTTCTACGACATCCCCGCGCGCACGGAACTTGTTTCGAGAAAGTTCAATATCATTGCGTTCATACTGCAGTTCCACCAGCTTTTTCAGCAGTTCGTCACGGTCCTTTTCCATGCCTGGACGCAGGGAAACTACCATGCTGCGGTAATCGATTGGGTCACCCAATGAGTAAATGCAGCTGACACTTGCCACTATGATAACATCTCGCCGTTCTGAGAGCGCAGAGGTTGCAGAGTGGCGCAGCTTATCAATTTCATCATTTACGGCGGAGTCTTTTTCAATGTAGGTATCTGTTTGTGCGATGTATGCTTCCGGCTGAT containing:
- the uvrB gene encoding excinuclease ABC subunit UvrB is translated as MDFQLVSPYTATGDQPQAIDKLIHGLQAGDREQVLKGVTGSGKTFTMANVIAKVNRPTLVLAHNKTLAAQLCSEFRAFFPNNSVEYFVSYYDYYQPEAYIAQTDTYIEKDSAVNDEIDKLRHSATSALSERRDVIIVASVSCIYSLGDPIDYRSMVVSLRPGMEKDRDELLKKLVELQYERNDIELSRNKFRARGDVVEIFPSYSNDTVIRVEFFGDEIDRISELNSVTGELKAELKHVAIYPASHYIVPREKMEHALSDIEAEMNERVKFFEEHGKLIEAQRIRERTTYDMEMLQEIGFCKGIENYSRVMSGRPAGSAPFTLLDYFPDDFLMFVDESHVTLPQVGGMFGGDRARKKNLIDFGFRLPSAYDNRPLNFDEFYSHINQAIFVSATPGNMELEKAAQVVEQVIRPTGLLDPEIDVRPTDGQIDDLISEINLRTEKKQRVLVTTLTKKMAEDLTSYLENMGIRVRYMHHDIDTVERQEIIRDLRLGEFDVLVGINLLREGLDIPEVSLVAILDADKEGFLRSERSLIQTIGRAARNAEGHVIMYADTVTPSMEAAIRETNRRRSLQETYNTEHGITPKTITKKVAEVLEISSNKEEKKGRRQKKRLSPIEREQEIERLTKEMKAAAKQLEFERAASLRDRIADLKKGK